Proteins encoded together in one Streptomyces sp. NA04227 window:
- a CDS encoding GNAT family N-acetyltransferase codes for MPGPGRAWAPGRARARGSAWAGGARGGDKGGLRLTWCCGEREFAALAEEWERLYARCATATPFQSHAWLHSWWLSYGRTGRLRVALVWEGTRLRAAAALMAVPFPVPSLVLLGGGVSDFKDVLVDDVCREPAARLLADGLAKAARTRLVDLGEVRPGAAAELLHAVWRGPHRALEDSRCLHLPALPMDALLARLARPRAQRFRAKLRRIETLGVRRRTVSPARAGEAVRTLLRLHRLQWQGRGVTPEHLEPRFAAHLERAAEAMVRTGQARLTEFRLGEEVLAVDLTLLAPRLRGGYLYGAHPRLRDQKVDVAAMLLSAAVSDLEEVAGGGERGAGAGKRGGSGAGRRGSGGAEADDRTPNAAERTGAAGAPGPDSTDRAAASDDRTTRAGDRTSHADDRGADGTKGSTLPNEPGILSLLRGNEPYKHHWRPEATTNRRLLLASRTTAPLLGAVVLDLAARQRAKAVRKWWRQRAGADPTAVAKPATTDASAPASTPAPAPASGDQRQGPA; via the coding sequence GTGCCGGGTCCCGGGCGGGCGTGGGCGCCGGGGCGTGCGCGGGCGCGAGGAAGCGCCTGGGCAGGTGGTGCGCGCGGTGGGGACAAGGGCGGGCTACGGCTCACTTGGTGTTGCGGGGAGAGGGAGTTCGCGGCGCTCGCCGAGGAGTGGGAGCGGCTGTACGCGCGGTGTGCGACGGCGACACCGTTCCAGAGCCACGCCTGGCTGCACTCCTGGTGGCTCTCGTACGGCCGGACCGGTCGGCTGCGGGTCGCCCTGGTGTGGGAGGGCACGCGGCTGCGGGCGGCGGCGGCACTGATGGCGGTGCCGTTCCCGGTGCCCTCGCTGGTGCTCCTGGGCGGCGGGGTGAGCGATTTCAAGGACGTCCTGGTCGATGACGTGTGCCGGGAGCCCGCGGCCCGGCTGCTCGCGGACGGCCTCGCGAAGGCGGCCCGTACCCGCCTGGTGGACCTGGGCGAGGTACGCCCCGGCGCGGCGGCCGAACTCCTGCACGCCGTATGGCGCGGCCCGCACCGCGCACTTGAGGACTCCCGGTGCCTGCATCTCCCGGCGCTCCCCATGGACGCCCTGCTCGCACGTCTCGCACGCCCGCGCGCCCAGCGCTTCCGCGCCAAGCTGCGCCGGATCGAGACGCTCGGGGTGCGGCGGCGGACGGTTTCACCGGCGCGGGCGGGTGAGGCGGTACGTACCTTGCTGCGGCTGCACCGGCTGCAGTGGCAGGGGCGCGGGGTGACACCGGAGCATCTGGAGCCACGGTTCGCCGCGCACCTGGAACGCGCGGCCGAGGCGATGGTCCGTACCGGGCAGGCGCGGCTGACCGAGTTCCGGCTGGGCGAGGAGGTCCTGGCCGTCGACCTGACCCTGCTGGCCCCGCGGCTGAGGGGCGGTTATCTGTACGGCGCCCATCCGCGCCTGCGCGACCAGAAGGTGGACGTGGCGGCGATGCTGCTGAGCGCGGCCGTCTCGGACCTGGAGGAGGTGGCGGGCGGCGGCGAGCGCGGGGCCGGGGCCGGGAAGCGTGGCGGGTCGGGGGCGGGCCGTCGTGGCTCCGGCGGCGCGGAAGCCGATGACCGTACGCCGAACGCCGCTGAGCGCACCGGGGCGGCGGGCGCCCCGGGCCCGGACTCCACCGACCGCGCCGCGGCTTCCGACGACCGGACCACGCGCGCCGGCGACCGGACCTCCCACGCCGACGACCGCGGCGCGGACGGTACGAAGGGCTCCACGCTCCCGAACGAGCCGGGCATCCTGAGTCTGCTGCGCGGCAACGAGCCGTACAAGCATCACTGGCGTCCCGAGGCCACCACCAACCGCCGTCTGCTGCTTGCCTCCCGGACCACCGCTCCCCTGCTGGGCGCCGTGGTCCTCGACCTCGCGGCACGGCAGCGGGCGAAGGCGGTCCGTAAGTGGTGGCGGCAGCGGGCGGGGGCCGATCCCACGGCGGTCGCCAAGCCCGCCACCACGGACGCCTCCGCCCCCGCTTCCACCCCCGCGCCCGCCCCCGCCTCCGGCGACCAGCGGCAGGGCCCCGCATGA